A window of the Brassica napus cultivar Da-Ae chromosome C5, Da-Ae, whole genome shotgun sequence genome harbors these coding sequences:
- the LOC125587790 gene encoding 21 kDa protein-like gives MSQKRNTHITEEIMKKPSLHQPILFFFFLATLLPLILTVHSQPSPSPSPSPSPSPSPSDDSDFIQRSCNTTLYPDVCVSSLSNFSTYVHNDPALLARAAISVTLSKALELGKYLSNVSTLLEIHEDGVPHPTAAAVFHDCFETLKDAVDEMRDSMKQMRDLVTTGSLESFRFQMSNVQTWLSAALTNEETCTDGFKDVQDEPRKDEVCARVDGVKKLTSNALALVNRCVDNAIH, from the coding sequence ATGTCACAGAAAAGAAACACACATATAACAGAAGAAATCATGAAGAAACCTTCTCTTCATCAACcaattctcttcttcttcttcttagcaaCCCTTCTCCCACTAATCCTGACCGTCCATTCTCAACCCTCTCCATccccatcaccatcaccatcccCATCCCCATCCCCATCAGACGACTCAGATTTCATCCAGAGGAGTTGCAACACCACGTTATACCCTGACGTCTGCGTCTCCTCTCTCTCAAACTTCTCAACCTACGTCCACAACGACCCAGCACTCTTGGCTCGAGCCGCAATCTCCGTCACTCTCTCCAAGGCTCTCGAGTTAGGCAAATACCTCTCCAACGTCTCTACTCTCCTTGAAATCCACGAAGATGGTGTCCCCCACCCAACCGCAGCCGCTGTTTTTCATGACTGCTTCGAGACCCTCAAAGACGCAGTCGATGAAATGAGAGACTCTATGAAACAGATGAGGGATTTGGTCACCACTGGCTCGCTCGAGTCTTTCAGGTTTCAGATGAGTAACGTGCAGACTTGGCTTAGTGCGGCTTTAACCAATGAGGAGACTTGTACAGACGGGTTTAAAGACGTTCAAGATGAGCCAAGGAAAGATGAGGTGTGCGCTCGGGTCGATGGCGTCAAGAAGTTGACTAGTAATGCGCTGGCCCTAGTTAATCGATGTGTTGATAACGCGATACATTGA